The genomic stretch CCGGAGCCTGTGTTACCAATATCGTTCATACCCAGGGTTGGGTTCATTGCCATACACCGGCTACCGATGCTTCAGGTCCGGTTAAAGCAGTAATGGATGATCTGTTTGAGTACTTTGGTTCCATGACCCTGCCTGCGCAGGTACGTATTGCTCTGGCTTGTTGTCTGAACATGTGTGGTGCTGTTCATGCTTCTGATATCGCTATCCTCGGTATCCATCGTAAGCCGCCGATGATTGATCACACCCGTATCACCGGTGTTTGTGAGCTGCCTTTGGCTATCTCTTCTTGTCCGCTGGGTGCTGTAAAACCTGCTAAAGCTGAGGTAAACGGCGAAGAGGTCAAGACCGTTAAGGTAAACGCCGAGCGTTGTATGTTCTGCGGTAACTGCTACACCATGTGTCCGGCTATGCCTTTGGCTGATCCGGAAGGTGACGGTATTGCTATTTTGGTTGGTGGTAAGGTCTCTAATGCCAAGTCCGCTCCGAAATTCTCCAAGCTGGTTATTCCGTTCCTGCCCAACACCCCGCCGCGTTGGCCGGAGACTGTTGATGCTGTTCGTAAAATCGTTGAAACGTATGCGAAGGATGCCAAGAAGTACGAGCGTATCGGCGAGTGGGCTGAGCGTATCGGTTGGGAGAAGTTCTTTGAAAAATGTGAGATTCCGTTCACCGATAAGTCTATCGACGATTACCGTCTGGCTTATGATACATGGCGGACATCCACTCAGTTCAAGTACACCAACGCTACAGACGCTTACACCAAGTAAGATTCTGCGTATAGCATAAAAAAACCCGGCATAGATTTTTTCTTGTCGGGTTCTTATAAACTCAGCCACTGAGGTACAGATTATGGTCATGAGTGTTGAAGAAATCGAAGCTGCTATCATCGAAAAGGCGACCAAGTCACCGAAGCCGCAGCTGTATGTCAAGGATTTTTACAAATGCGATCCTGACAGCAAACCCCGTGCAATAAAAAATATTGCTAACGGCTTGGTGAAAAAGGGAGAACTGATGTTCTGGTCCTCCGGTTCCACCACCATGTATGCACGTCCAGATCGTATTAAGGATGAAGAGGGCGCTGAAGGGATAAACTGATCCTTTTATTCCTCGTTGTTGCTTTACAAAGCAAAGGCCATTTGGTCTTTGCTTTTTTTTTTCTGCCTATCCTTCTCCGTGTTGCTGCCTTACAATCCAAGCGATAATCCAGGCCATGGCATGGATGCACCTCTTGTTTTTGTTATCTCAGGTGATTTTTTTTCAAAAAGATGCTGTATTATATTTTTTTACAGTATATTGTTTGCATGGGGTTTGCGCTGCTCCGGGCAGGGATGAATTTTCTGTTGCAAATTCCGTTGATGCCCACTAAAAGGTGAAGACAAAGAATAAATCAGCACACAATAACATGATGAATTTCAGGAAAAGTTTACAGGCAAGTCAGTGTTGTCTCTATGTCATTGATCCGCAGGAACGGCTGATGGCTCATATCCATGAGGGACGACGAGTGATCAGGAATATTGAACTGATGATTCGTCTTGCCGATGCCTTGGAATTTCCCGTGATCGTCAATACGCAATATGAGAAAGGGATCGGTCCGATTGTCAAAGAGCTTGTCCCGCTGCTTGCGGATTGGCCCTGCATTGATAAAACAGAATTTAACGGGTTAGATAACGCCGGGGTGCGATGTATGCTTGGTAAGCTCCCCTCAACGGTTGATACCCTCCTGCTCTGCGGGGTGGAGAGCCATATCTGTGTGTATCAGACAGCTCTAGGAGCCATGCGGGCCGGTTATGATGTTCGGGTAGTTGCGGATGCTGTCTCTTCCCGTACCCCTGAAAATGATGCCTACGGCAGAGAGCGCCTTCGGGAAATTGGCGCGGTCGTGGCTCCGGCAGAGATGATTATTTATGAATTATTGCAAAAAGCCGGAACGCCAGCCTTTAAAGCCATGCTTCCTTATCTGAAATAAAATTTGAAATAAAATCTGAAATAAATTTCCAGGTATTCTGACGGCTGCTATCCTAGTTTTCTACCCTCCCCTTAAACGTTAAACGATTTATTAAACCGTAATGACCGGCAACGAAATACGATTAAAATTTCTTAATTATTTTAAAAGTAAAGGGCATACCGTCGTAGATTCATCATCCCTTGTCCCCCATGATGATCCGACCCTTCTGTTCACTAATGCAGGTATGTTCCAGTTTAAACGCATATTCATGGGGGAAGAACACCGAGAATATACCAGGGCGGTTTCCTGCCAGCGTTGTGTACGTGCCGGAGGGAAGCATAATGACTTGGAAAATGTCGGCTATACGGCCCGTCATCATACTTTTTTCGAGATGCTCGGTAATTTCTCCTTTGGTGATTATTTTAAAAAAGAAGCCATTGATTACGCTTGGGAGTTTTTGACCAAGGAATTGGGAATCAACCCGGAACAACTTTGGGTTTCTGTCTTTCGTGAAGATGACGAGGCCTATGCACTCTGGGAAGAGATTGAAGATCTGCCCAAGGGGCGGATTGTCCGGCTCGGTGAGGCGGATAATTTCTGGGCTATGGGCGATACCGGCCCCTGCGGTCCCTGTTCTGAGATTCATATTGATCAAGGCCGGGAA from Candidatus Electrothrix communis encodes the following:
- a CDS encoding isochorismatase family protein — encoded protein: MMNFRKSLQASQCCLYVIDPQERLMAHIHEGRRVIRNIELMIRLADALEFPVIVNTQYEKGIGPIVKELVPLLADWPCIDKTEFNGLDNAGVRCMLGKLPSTVDTLLLCGVESHICVYQTALGAMRAGYDVRVVADAVSSRTPENDAYGRERLREIGAVVAPAEMIIYELLQKAGTPAFKAMLPYLK
- a CDS encoding dissimilatory sulfite reductase D family protein, with protein sequence MSVEEIEAAIIEKATKSPKPQLYVKDFYKCDPDSKPRAIKNIANGLVKKGELMFWSSGSTTMYARPDRIKDEEGAEGIN
- the dsrB gene encoding dissimilatory-type sulfite reductase subunit beta yields the protein MGYDPKNPMEGRITDLGPRSYTEMLPPVIAANKGKWDYHEILAPGILIHVGESGDTCYTVRTGSPRLVSIEYIREMCDVADAHCEGYLRFTTRNNVEFMTDSKEKCDALVEDLKGRGNKFPIGGTGACVTNIVHTQGWVHCHTPATDASGPVKAVMDDLFEYFGSMTLPAQVRIALACCLNMCGAVHASDIAILGIHRKPPMIDHTRITGVCELPLAISSCPLGAVKPAKAEVNGEEVKTVKVNAERCMFCGNCYTMCPAMPLADPEGDGIAILVGGKVSNAKSAPKFSKLVIPFLPNTPPRWPETVDAVRKIVETYAKDAKKYERIGEWAERIGWEKFFEKCEIPFTDKSIDDYRLAYDTWRTSTQFKYTNATDAYTK